One Candidatus Limnocylindrales bacterium genomic window, CCGGCCAGATTTGTCCGGTGGCAATATCCGGGATCTCAGTCAGTACGGTGTCATGACCGTCACTTCGGATGATAGCCTGCTTGAGATTAGGGTGAAGGGGTGATTCCTCGGTGGCCAGCATGCGGGTTCCCAGGAGAACTCCCTCTGCTCCCAGGGCCAGAGCGGCAACCAATCCACGTCCGTCGGCGATGCCCCCTGCCGCAAGTACAGGGCGCGGTGCAACCACCCTTACCACCATGGGTATCAGGGCCATGGAGGCCATCCACCCCACGTGGCCACCCCCCTCGGTACCCTGGGCGATAATGACGTCGGCCCCCGCTTCAGCGGCCCGTATGGCTTCGGGAACTTCGCTAACCATGTGAATAACCTTTAATCCGGCCTCGTGTACACGGTCAAAATAGGATCGCAGGTCTTGATTAGAACGTGCCCAGGCAGTGGAAATAACCGGAGCTCCGGCAGTCAGAGCAGCCTCAAAGCTTGCATCGTCGGTTCGGAATAAAAGGTAATTTACCCCAAAAGGCTTGTTGGTCGTAGCCCGAATGGCAGTAATCTGTTCATTTATCTGAGCAGCGCTCATTCCGGTAACTCCCAGAATACCCAGTCCACCTGCATTGGAGACAGCAGCAACCAGGGGTACAGAGGTTCCGGTACTCATTCCACCCAGAACAATGGGATGGGTAATTCCGAGAAGGTCGCAAATCGGTGTATGGATCATTTTTCCACTCCTTCATCCTTCTGGTTAAGACTTCGGTTTAATCCCTACCCCTACTGCTACCAGGAAAATGGTACTTTTTCCAGCAGCATGGGGCGAGAAGAACTCCACGACTGCGTCATCATAAAAGGTCAAACCCGTTGCACCCAGGCGTTGGGCATACGCCGCCAGATAGAGTTTTCCTCCTAGAATGCCCGCTTCCAGTTGAACCGCCCGATAGCCCCGGTTCCCAAACCGTTCCAATATCCCATGGAGATCTGCAAGAAAAAAGACATCCACACTGGCATCTGCCGGTAATTCCTGCTCAAGCCCTAAATAGCCTGCCTGTTGCCTGAAGTCTCCTTCTTTAAGTAGTTCGAGGGCTTTTCTGTCCCGACGAAAGAAATACGCACCCGGAGGCAGGCCCTCCACGGCATGGACTATGAGGTAGAGGTCGTTGAGTTGTGTACCGAAAGGCTCAAGAAAATCCGCAGATATTCCTCGTGTAGCCAGAGAGAGTAAAATAGAGAGTTGTACAAAGGAAATCGACTCCCAGGCAAACTGTCTCGAAGACCCCCGCCTCAGGATAACCTTGTGAATGGGATCCACAGGCAGTTCTTCCTCCCGATAGGGTGGGAGGGGAAAAAGCCTTCCTGTCGGTTCCGGAGTCGATATCTGGAAAGTTCCGCTTCGCCAGATGCGGACCTCTTCAGGGCTCGTAAGCATGGAGGCTTCATGCATCTTTCTCATACTGGGATAATCCACTTCTCGCCTGGACAGGGGAACCGTTTCAAGATGGAGGGGTAAGATTTCTTCCTGGACCGCCGGGGGTGGTTCGGTAACCCGACCCAGAGGTACCAGTGAGAGAGCCACTTCACGCCGGGTATCGAGATCCAATAGCCGATTCACTTCCTCGTCCACAAACCCCAACACAATCCGCGCAGGCACCTGGAGTGATGTAGAGATCGATAGAAGATTGGCCAGGATGGTTCCATTATCCCAAAAGAAATGCCGATAGGTTCGAGCCCTGTATTTCCAGGCATTGCGCCAATAGGTTCCGGTACAGATAAGGATTGCCGGGGACTGAGAGATGACAGGCTCATCTCCACTGGCCTTTACCAATATTCCCCGATAGTCTCCCCGACGTAATCGCCTGAGGGCAAAATCCCGTACACCAAAATGATAAACCCCGGCTTCCAGATCGGGCAGGTTACCACAGACCAGGTAGAGTTCTATTTCGTAGAGCGCTCCTGTACAAGCAGCCGCACGAAAGTAAATCTCTCCGCCGGGATAAGTCCTTCGCCGGGTAATACCTGCAGAGAAATAAAGAATTCGTGCCAGGGTAGTAAGATCTGGGATACAATCTCCTTCCGGTCGGATGTTCACTCCGGAGATGGCCGCTCCTGCAGCCATCTCCGGTGGATCCATGGGATTTGGTAAAGAAATAGGTTCGAGGGTAGAGTAAATTTTAAACGGAAGAGGCTGATTCTCCCAATCTAAAAAATGGGGCTGGTTACGGACACTCCAATAGGAGTGTTTCGTTGCATTATGATAAGCCCAGGTGGCTTCTATATTACTGTTGACCATGATGTCCTGACATATCGTTGTTCCAGGTATCTACCTGAATTTTCCAGGAACCATCCGCCTGCCGTTTCCATATATCGAGAAATTTACCCGAATCGGTTACCGGGGGATGATCCTGAGGCTGGACGGTAAGGGTGTATTTCCCGATTCGGTAGGCCAGATCTCCACTTACCTGGATATCCACAACGGTTGTGTTTACATTCTTTATGCCCATTTGAATACTCGTATGCCAGAATTCCTGGATCGCCGACCTTCCTTTGATCATTTCACTATTCGGTGGCATAAGGATGGCATCATCGGCATAAAGGGCAGCCGCTGCAGAGGCATCCCCTTTGTTAATTGCTTCAACAAATTTGATCCCACCTTCTTCGAGAATCTTACGAACCTGACTGATATCCTTTTCTTCGCTTTGTACCAATGAAGCGGAGAAGATTATCCACAAGAACATCCATCCAGGTAGAAAACCATAACGTGGGAATTTCATAACACCTTCCTTTTGTAACGAAAGTATCTGGTTGAAGTTACCTACCTCAGCAGACACCTTCTCAGGCCTTACCCAAGATAGTCTCTTAACCGGATATACCCGGTAACTCTACAAAACTCCCCCCGGCAGTTAGTGTCAAGGTGAAACTTAACTGAAGCGCAGGTTGAGATTACTTCTTTCTCCCACGGGTAAGCCAGACCATCTCTGCAATTGTAACCTGGCTTTCATCCCGGTGGATTAATTCAATGACATCTCCGGCTCCAACTTCTCCTTCCTGTAAAACCGTGAGATAAAATCCCGTACGACCACTGGTCAGAAACCTCCGGATGATGTCGGCCCTCCCAAACTTGACCCCCAATTTGTAACAGGGCATTCGGGGTTGCGTAACCATGACTTCAGCCGAGCCGATTCGAAATCGATCCCCTTTATGGACCTCATTTTCCCATAAACCTTTGGTGGTGAAGTTCTCACCGAACATACCCCAGGGCAGGTTCATGCCAGGGAATTGTTGCTGCCAAAACCCATAATGTTCAGAAGGGTATACGTAAACTGCTTTGTTCTCCCCCCCATGTACCGACAGATCTGCCTGTCGGTCCCCGTCCAGATTATATTTTTGTAGTAAAATACGGCGATCCCGGACAGGTTCTTTGAAAATTCCCGTCATCACGATCTTGCCCTTCCAGGTTATAGGACGGGGACTTCCTATATTAACAGAAATGAGTTTCATGGATCCCAGGCCCTCACCCTCAGCCCCTCTCCGCCCCCACCCCTTCCCTCCCCGTGGACGGGGAGGGGGAGAGGGGCCGGGGGTGAGGGCCACTTAAACGTTAAGTAAAACTAAGTGGACCCTGGACTAAGGAGGATTTGTTTTACTTCTAAGAACCTTAACCAGGGCCGTGTACCACCTGGTGGCCATTTTCTCCTCTCCCGATTCATTGGGATGGAGGCCATCAAAGGTATCCTCCCGGGCATCGAAACCCTCGGCTTGATTAACCAGAAGAACAGGGGATTCCCTAGTATTTTTTGCCATGGCCAGCCGGGATATCTCTGCATTCAACTTTTGAATGGCAGGACTGGGTGGATAGGTTGGAATGATTTGGGCCAAAAGCACGATTATGTGAGCATTCTGACGACGTAAGATATCTATAATTTCGCCCAATTCTTGAACGGTACTGGAGATACTGTGCCCCCGGCCCAGATCGTTATGTCCCAGGTGAATCAGCACGATATCCGGTTGATAAGTGGTTGCCCATCCATCGATTTTTTCCAGGATTTGATCCACCCGCCAGCCCCAATGGCCCTCGTGATCCAGATCAAAATCAGGATTCGGAGGCGGGCCTCCGAAGTTTTCCTTCTGGCTTCCGACAAAGTCTATATTATATCCGTCGGCTTTGAGCTTTTGCCATAAGTTCCTGCGGTAGCTGTTATGTTGAGAATCCGATTGGGTGATGGAATCACCCAACGGCATTATTTTAACAGGCTTCGCCCTGTATAAGCGGACAGGGTCTACAGGGATTAAGATCAGGGCTATCAGAAAAGTCAGAGTGGTTAAAATTTTTACAAAGGGATCCTTAAAACTCATATAAAATCAACAGAGGTCCTTGACTACCTTAATATCTTATCATCATCTGACCTCGTCGACCATCCTCGATAATACGACCTTCTGCGAACACCGTCCGACCCCGCAGGATAGTTCGAACAACAGTTCCGCGTAAGGTACGTCCCAGGTATGGACTCTGTTTGTGGCGATATAAAATATCCTCTGCCCGGGGGGTGATTGTTTTATGAAGATCTACTAATGCAATATC contains:
- a CDS encoding nitronate monooxygenase, producing MIHTPICDLLGITHPIVLGGMSTGTSVPLVAAVSNAGGLGILGVTGMSAAQINEQITAIRATTNKPFGVNYLLFRTDDASFEAALTAGAPVISTAWARSNQDLRSYFDRVHEAGLKVIHMVSEVPEAIRAAEAGADVIIAQGTEGGGHVGWMASMALIPMVVRVVAPRPVLAAGGIADGRGLVAALALGAEGVLLGTRMLATEESPLHPNLKQAIIRSDGHDTVLTEIPDIATGQIWPGAMARALRNRFIERWAGREWMLRQRYQEEGRAALEARLAGDVENAPILFGQDAGLIDAILPAGEIVHRMIAQAEEIIKGRLNLLIQPGSSPQP
- a CDS encoding MOSC domain-containing protein, with the protein product MKLISVNIGSPRPITWKGKIVMTGIFKEPVRDRRILLQKYNLDGDRQADLSVHGGENKAVYVYPSEHYGFWQQQFPGMNLPWGMFGENFTTKGLWENEVHKGDRFRIGSAEVMVTQPRMPCYKLGVKFGRADIIRRFLTSGRTGFYLTVLQEGEVGAGDVIELIHRDESQVTIAEMVWLTRGRKK
- a CDS encoding SgcJ/EcaC family oxidoreductase, yielding MKFPRYGFLPGWMFLWIIFSASLVQSEEKDISQVRKILEEGGIKFVEAINKGDASAAAALYADDAILMPPNSEMIKGRSAIQEFWHTSIQMGIKNVNTTVVDIQVSGDLAYRIGKYTLTVQPQDHPPVTDSGKFLDIWKRQADGSWKIQVDTWNNDMSGHHGQQ
- a CDS encoding SGNH/GDSL hydrolase family protein, whose translation is MSFKDPFVKILTTLTFLIALILIPVDPVRLYRAKPVKIMPLGDSITQSDSQHNSYRRNLWQKLKADGYNIDFVGSQKENFGGPPPNPDFDLDHEGHWGWRVDQILEKIDGWATTYQPDIVLIHLGHNDLGRGHSISSTVQELGEIIDILRRQNAHIIVLLAQIIPTYPPSPAIQKLNAEISRLAMAKNTRESPVLLVNQAEGFDAREDTFDGLHPNESGEEKMATRWYTALVKVLRSKTNPP
- a CDS encoding SagB/ThcOx family dehydrogenase, coding for MVNSNIEATWAYHNATKHSYWSVRNQPHFLDWENQPLPFKIYSTLEPISLPNPMDPPEMAAGAAISGVNIRPEGDCIPDLTTLARILYFSAGITRRRTYPGGEIYFRAAACTGALYEIELYLVCGNLPDLEAGVYHFGVRDFALRRLRRGDYRGILVKASGDEPVISQSPAILICTGTYWRNAWKYRARTYRHFFWDNGTILANLLSISTSLQVPARIVLGFVDEEVNRLLDLDTRREVALSLVPLGRVTEPPPAVQEEILPLHLETVPLSRREVDYPSMRKMHEASMLTSPEEVRIWRSGTFQISTPEPTGRLFPLPPYREEELPVDPIHKVILRRGSSRQFAWESISFVQLSILLSLATRGISADFLEPFGTQLNDLYLIVHAVEGLPPGAYFFRRDRKALELLKEGDFRQQAGYLGLEQELPADASVDVFFLADLHGILERFGNRGYRAVQLEAGILGGKLYLAAYAQRLGATGLTFYDDAVVEFFSPHAAGKSTIFLVAVGVGIKPKS